cagtgaaacctgcaTAGTTAAAATCTCTATAAGGGACCGGCAATTTtgtgtcaattaaccaggtatTCCATTTATGCAGATCATACCAAATATCTGGTTAAACAAAAAATTGCCTCTATTATAGAGGTTCTCGTTGACATCAAGGGGTTTTTTCATCTTTTTCACAtcaaagggctttttcttccccgctacgaggtatcaaagtggcacttttcctccctgctaggggggatcaaagtggcacttttcagttctaggacactgtttttgttattttttgcattatttttttagcttgaataatattttgaacataatattttgtgtcaacactaagatttttttattttcctcatagttgatgtgaaaagcagtatgtgtcacacggtatcaaaattaattcgtcttgggcgttaacacttgaatccctcattacgctcaggattctattttagtagaatccatcgcttcattcaggattcaatgtacgcccttgacggaaatatatcattttgatcccttgtaacacaaactactattatgAAGGTGTTTCAACATTTTCCCTCAGACCTTTTGTTATCATTATAAAGGTTTCCCATCTATTCAGCTATCTATTAACTAAGTTCCAAATTCAATGTAACTAAAAACTATTCTGAGATGTTTTGGTTCCTAAATTGTTTTTATCATTACTCTAAAAAAAACCCAACCCATAGACCCATAGTCACCACACTAAACTTGTCGATGATTTCAGGTACCTGATGTCCACCCTGGACAAATACGTCGAGCAGGACTACAGCCTGGTGTACCTACACTGCGGCCTCACGAGGAACAACAAGCCGCCCACCTCCTGGCTCTGGAAGGCCTACAAGGCCTTCGACAGGAAATACAAGAAGAACCTTAAAGCCCTGTACCTGGTTCACCCAACAAACTTCATAAGGATAGTCATGCAGATGTTGAAACCGGCCATAAGCGTGAAGTTTGGGAGGAAGGTCATGTATTTTAACTACCTACATGAATTGCATCCGCATGTGGATTTGGATAAGCTGAGGATACCACAGCAGGTTATTGAGTGAGTATTCGTGTGACCTGCAATAAAGTCTGCATCGAATATATGTAATAAGTAAGAGAATTATATAGAAGaatgggacttaatcgcgtataattAAGCATTAAAATTCCGACGTTTCTAGGACGGCATTGTCCCCATGGTCTGGGTGAAGACCACTAGTCTTATTTATACGCAATTACTTAAGTCCCGTTTTCTTcaaatattatatgtaaaaatcgtgaaagtttaaatcagtgttaagTAAAAGAATGTTCAATTATTCATAATCGGTGCCATCGAACGAAGACTTAAAATAGTTTAcatcaataaaaataatctacTTAAAGTACTTGTCATCTTTGATTTGAGCATTTTATttggacgaccggtctggcctagtgggtagtgaccctgcctatgaagccgatggtcccgggttcgaatcctggtaagggcagttatttgtatgatgatacagatatttgttcctgagtcatggttgtttaagtatttctatgtatttaagtatttatatattatatatatcgttgtctgagtacccacaacacaagccttcttgagcttaccgtggggcttagtcaatttgtgtaaaaatgtcctataatatttatttatttatttatttatttatttatttatttatttatttatttatttatttatttattaacaaagcatactatattttagtttcaaaatgtacaaaataaatcgtattttaatttcattttgtttGGCTTTACTTTTTCTCACTTAGGTATGGTTAGACCAagtaaagtctgcagcgattttgatagcccacgcagtgcattgATACAAGGTTCAATTTCACCTGTCTTTCACAGGTACGACCAACTGCTACTCTCCAAAAACCCAAAAGCTGCCGAAGCCGCCAAACTAATATCGGAAAAGCAACCAATAGCGGAACAGACAGACAAGACCCGTAAGGACGGTCTCTCGCCGCCACCGACGCAGCAGTTTGGGGTGTCGCTGCAGTTCATAAAGGAGAATAATTCCAATATGGTGGATGCCATACCGCCGGTGGTGAGGCAGTGTGTGGAGTTCCTTTCGCAGCCGGATGGTGAGTACCTACaattaaattacttatattGTGATTgtctgtattaaaaaaaatttaaacgcaGTAACTGTATGCGTCCATATATAGTtatcacatttttattttattttacataacaattcgggtttttttttcaaagtagtgacgtTTTGTTAAGGAATTGATTTGTCAACCATGAGGACATATTCTAGTCTAAATAGAGAATAATTGGTATGTTTTCGTGAGGATTTAGTATTCAAGCCAAGTTTCACGTTTATGGCGACAGCACAGTTCTTACTCTTAAAATGCCGCCGTTAAATGTCCTCTGtctgtaataaaattaaacaattatcaACATTACATATAGTACAAACCAATTtacatagaaaatatttataacgTTTATATATTTCATTTACAGCACTAGAAACTGAGGGTATATTCCGTCGATCGGCGAACATTTCCGTGATAAAAGAGCTCCAGAGACAGTGCAACCGCGGCGAGCCGATATCGTTCAGGAGCGATCCTCACAACGCCGCTGTTCTGCTTAAAACCTTCCTCAGGGATCTCGAGGAGCCATTACTAACGTTTGACCTTTATGAGGAGATATTGAAGTTCCAACGTAAGTGCCCGACACCAAAAGGAAATAAATACAAAGTTAGATAATCCCGTACCTGcattaatatgttacacaacaaacgCCCCAAATATATGTGACGCTATCTTATTgcactacaaataagatcgtgtcagatatttttgcggccttcgttgtgtaacatattgtacagtcaccagctggtgtacagtcaccagcaataatatgttatgttttatataaGCCCTTGTAATGATCATAAAATATTCAAACGGATAAATCACTCTTTTTTTAGGCCAATAATGAATTGaccaatatttaatacaaatTTGAGAGTACAacttatttagtttagtttacaTATTGATACAGTGATTATTGATATGTATTTCACACTCTGAACGCGCAAAAAACATTTTATCACTTAACTagactcgggtaaatccattcgaccatttcagcaaatatctactatATTACCTtatcttaataccaaaatctgatagatggatttacccgagtttgaactTAAGCGActcatttttaaaataactcGAGTGACTCTGTATTTTTTTCGCAGTGTGGTCGAACCGCGACAAGCCGAGGCACGTGAAAATACTCATCCTAGAATGGCTCCCGCCGGACAACTACAAGCTATTGAAGTACATCATACAATTCTTATGGAAGGTAAGACATTTTAGGAAGAGAGATGCAGGGGAAGGtgcaaaccttcctcaagaatcaccctattgataggtgaaaatcgtattaaaatccgttcagtagtttttgactttatcgcgaacatacatacagacgcggcgggggactttgttgcACCAAAAACCCCGGTGTATGGTAACTATGCACCGAATTATAGTTTCGTTTTAATATTAGATATCATAGGAACTCCTAGCATTTCggaagaaaatatttattaccacTACTTTTAAAGTTAgaaaatttttaattacacaaacgggtctaccgcgatataatttcattgtttttacctttaattccccgacccgtagacccgtttgtgtaattaaatatgtgtacaaaacgcgagagtttaaagtgttatagaaAATTTTTAATCTTTAAAAAACGGAGTAAAGTACGCCAATTTCTTAACCGTTACCCCTCCAGGTCCAAGACCGGAGCTGCCTCAACAAAATGACGAGCAGCAACCTCGCGGTAGTGTTCGGCCCGAACCTCGCCTGGCCGCCCAACGGCCAGATGTCCTTGCAAGCCATCGCGCCCATCAACGCGTTCACCGACTTTCTACTCAAGAATCAGGAGACTATATTCATTATTTAAGCGTCGGTGACCTGGTAATGAATTGATGTTGGAATTTATGGGTTAGTATCAATGTTTAGCGTAATGTAAGGTCACTAAGAGCAAAGAGTATTTGAaaaagagagttactgtcatggtaaattatgtagctacagtacatttactgccattttCGACAGatgattaaaactgttagaacgccatttgactttgatcattattctttcactgatatgtgttaacttgtttaatattaacgccatctactcgagagtaggctgaaggttatagaagattgcaccatacctttggcctatagtcgagtagatggcgatggcgttaatattaatatttaataaattaactcacatatcagtgaaagaataaggatcaaagtcaaatggcgttctaacagtgttATGTTATATCggaagatggcagtaaatttacagtggctaaataatttactttgaaaatccgcgtctatacactctattctctttgctaagaGACAACGCACAgccttatggcgttattcataaaaatCATAAACGTTTGTCAAGTCAAACAAACCCtcgataatcgtttgtccttgcGTATTCTAAAAACAGTtccaatattaatatttttagttaGTTTCACACCTTAGCACGTCGAGATAGGGTTGAAAGTTTCTGACGAATTTTACGTGGACGAGGCGCTGGCGATATAGAACAAAAGAGACGTGCCATCAGCATTTGCTTCTATCTGACTTATCCTATTCAAATTTTTCAGGTACCTAATTAAGCTACACTTCGGTGTGACCAGGAAAGAAAAAACAGCGGGACTAAAAGCGTGGTTCGTCCGACTAACACTCTAAGGATAATCATGTAAAAAATTAAGAGAGCGGTTTTGCTGGCAAGTCTACTACATTAACTAGCTAGATAAGTTACAAATTAATCTAGAATTGGACATGCTTAGTACCTACCGCGGCAGCGAATTTACACTTCCAATTATTCTAAGTATACGGTATAcattaaaaatttataaatctCTCGTGTGGCGTCGATCGCCTACGCGAAGCGAAACATCAaggcgcgtagccaacgtgccaatcgttaacgctccgtagcgtatcgtagtcatctctctctatcactcttccatattagtgcgacagtgacagtttcgttcgctacggagcgtaaacgattggcatatatTGCCCTTTTTTTTTGATTAGTGAAATGAAATCTCCAATTATAAAATtgaagtgtcattctatggaacttgctaactatgtaaacaaaagtcactagtaaattcatcattcagagacaatttcaatatggcggtttgtttacatagttagcaagttctatacaatgacactttattttatttttttagattttacttTGAGATTGCTTGAAGCGAATTGTTTTCCGTAAATATTACAGCTACCCAACATTGTAAAATAAACCATATCCCTGCTTTAAGACGGCAAAGGGTATAAATATCAGtgtatatgtcaccgtaaaattgtaaacactcgtcagattataatctcgctagttaaattataaactgacggtagggagattataaactaacctaacctacctacgttagattataaactaacgggttcacaatcttacggtgtcatataCAAGAAATAAACTACAGGAATGTAATGATCTGACCTACTGTATAGAATCTTTGGGATACTGAAAAACATATTTCTAAATTAGATCTAGTGAAATTATAAATAAGGTCTATATTTACAaagaaactaaaataacttgTGTAACTGAAAGTTTTCTAAATTAATTCTAGTGGATTTATGAATATGATATATTTAACTAGCaattaaatttaataggagGGTCAATACGTATAAGTGTGGCTGGGGGCCGTTGAGGGACATTGGGGCTCGTTTACACATTCATTAGTGTTTGCGTGTTCATATatttgctacttgcgtttaGTGGCACATGTATGAATTCGCACTAATCACTAATCTATGTGTATGAAGGCCAGTTACACTTATTCCACAGCCACATTTACCCATTGACCTCACAGTATGTACCTTTCCCCAATTTTGCCCCTATTTAAGCAAGTCTTCAATGAAAAGCCTCAAATGTATTGTAACGGAATCTTCCTTAGTCCTTGTTTTAAACAGAAGTCATGGTAAAATAGAATGTTTGTGTTTAGTAAGTAGATTTtcgtttatttttcaaaaaaagacGGTCTAggcttcatttttaaattaattcattGTATTATTACTTCGATGGTTTTCGGctttatttagatatttaggaATTCCTTTGCATAGTAGGAAAGTGCTGGTGGACTGTTAAAAATGCCATGAATGCTGAACCAGAGGAAGTGTATGAAATCAAATCATTTCACACACATACTTAGGTAGAAATGACGGCATTTGCTTCTATCCAATAATGAAGCTGGCTTCCTTTTTTAGACCAACAGGTCAACACATTGGACGGTGATCTGTGGAACAACGCcatatttgtgttttttattattagccTACTGATTTTGGTGTACCACTGTTGGGTAAAGGCCTAGTGGTTAGACATGAGAAATTTCTGTTTCCGACAAATAGTAAAATTTGGGAGGGATAGTTATTATCAGATTCCCAGGATCCTTACGAAATTTCATAGATTTTTGTTAGAACAATAAAGTTATCGTCGAAAAACAGTAAATTCTCATGTCCACTATATGGCGTCATCATTGTGCGGTTGAACGCTTCTGAAGATCTGTAGTAGACCAGAAATCAAGTTTTGTTAGAGGCGTCGTCGTCTAACAGTTAGACGATCAGTctgatcagagggcctaccgcgaaatacGTTCggcgtgttgcctctctgtcgcacttgtaaattcgtacgcacgtgtgacagggaggcaacacgtcgaacgtggttcgcggtaggccctcagagccCGCTTTCGAGGCCCCACCGCATAATTAATGGCTAAAAAAAGTTATCATAGATAGTACTGAACTGAAAATTGCACGTCCATGATGctttagataaaaaaaatcacacgaAAAGTACGTCAAGCGATTGACAATAAGTCCATACAGCACGAGGCATCTCTCAAGGGTATCGCCGCGTGAAGcaactaacccccttattcataaacgtttactaaagttgacaagccgataataatcgtttgtccctttccatcataccaatacgtcggaaagggacaaacgattattaattGCTTGTCacctttagtaaacgtttatgaataaggaggttAGTCTGTAAAGATAAAGATGTACCTGGGCAAATGTATTTGAAGttatacactttttttttatttggaaaaCCTCATGTTATTTCTAATCAGAATCATGAGCtatttcgatcctaatgggagaTAAAATGTGtctcaacatttttatttccattccgttaccactTTTACAGACTTCATAGAtcatagacatagacattttttaaatgattgattacGGTTACGGAATGGAAGCAAAGAAAAATTTCGGTGCACTTATTTTCTTCTATTGGGATCGAAAGACCTCGTGATTCGGAGTAACAATAACTTAAAATAtcttaaatttgaaaaaaaaaggtacCTATAGTGTACAACTATAAATCAAATGGCCCACCTCGCTCGAGGCATCGTGGCCGAGCGTGCGTTTGTCACGGAGGACTCGGACGAGGCATAATATTTCAACAACCAAGTGCCTTCGCGCAGGAATGTCCTCGTGAGGCGACTAGTTCTGTGTAGACTCGTCTAATGATTTTGTAATCAAAAATGTAGACGTTTCACAGCCGAGGCGTTTAACACATcgtaatatacagggtgacattTAACTCGTGATCAGTAATATgtttttctaactccataaaTAACGAGCAATTTAATGCCCCTACTCTTACTAAAATCAGACaggattttttgatttttttgtttattttttgtcattatttttacttttacaagTGGATTTAGGATATTACAACGACTTATTAAGATATTTAAATTAGTAAATTGAATCGCCTCTTGAATCGGAACTGTCATTGACATCAATTTTGTCATATGTGCCAgttagaaataaaatatacttaatttttCATTTGAAATATCTTACAAAGCTGTTTAAATACCACATTGCcacttgtaaaagtaaaataaatgacaaatatacctaaacaaaaaaagttaaaaaaatcttgTCTGATTTTAGTAAGAGTAGGGGCATTAAATTGCTCGTtgtttatggagttagaaaaacATATTACTGCTCACGACTTAaatgtcaccctgtatatgtaagTCTTATAACAATGCAATAAGGATTATCATTTAATAATAAGAAATGGATTATGGGTAACGCACTATACTTGAACTAAAGGCTTACATATAATTGTATACTAATGCaacgtaataattaatcatagtaacgaaatagctattaacAAAGATTTAActtataaaattatgtaaatattaatCATTGTAGTGATAAGGTATACTAATatataataatcatgatttgtACCTAAGCGATATCGAATTGTCACTCAAATGAAATTTGTGTGAAAATGTTTGTTGATGGTGTGAATCCGAGCAATTTCTTATAggtatacattgtatatttttatcaaCATTTATATTTGGGGACATTTCCTGAGAAACCACCCTTATGGCTAATTACAATATACATCATCCTCCGTCTTTATTGAAAGATAGCACCTCATTGAAAGGCCTCAAGGCCCTCAAGGTTGAAAATAAAAGCACCATCTAGTGAAATCATTGAGACTTAAAATGGTGTTACATTGTGCAGTGGTGCAATCTACAATAAAGAATGGCGACTTTGTtctttaaccctttgaacgccaagcCTATCGTGAGCGGCGTGTCATTGTgaacagggccgtcttaaactatgctggggccctagGCCCTAGGGCACATAAGAATtaggggcccttttggaaagtaaagaaagctaattaaactaacatttttcgaCTATGATATTctgtttattatgggtaatcaaatatactgttactgtttgtccttcggggcccccagAGGTTGGGGGCCCTgcgcacgggccccgtgtgcccttatggtaaaggcGGTACTGATTGTGAACCTTGTcgcaatgcacgaaggttgatattgggctggagccgcgcgcgtcagtcgAGGTATTTGGCGTCAACGAGTCAATCATTTAATAATATGCTTGCGATGCTTTCTCTTCTCTGGTTTAATGTAAAAACGTCATAAGAAAGTGCTCGGTTTCGCCAACGCAGTGCCATCCGTGCCAGTCCGGGTCGCGACACGGTATTGGGATCAACACGTGTATGCCAAAGCGATTTATATAGCCGCTTGCGCTGCGGCTACATCATGGTGTGGTACGGTTCATGGTATAGTCATAAGTCATAACCTACCCTAACATATGGTGAGTCGGACTAAGTTAATCCTGCATGATATTTGTACAAAGCGTGGAAGCGTTATCATAAACcttaaaaatgtatgaaaatatgacatCAGCACACTGTTTTGTCcgagtcggtgcagagttagcttagattCTATCCGCTGCTGTGGAGAGGTGGGGCGCCTACTGTAACATGAAGACCATGCGATGCGAACAGTATGCCAGCTTTTCGTAAACAGACGTACAGTCGCACAAATGAACTGAACACGcctttattgtcaaggcgttagagtgcgtgttcagatgtttatgagcaccttagccgctccgatatatctggtgactgtacctatacccGGCGCATTCGCCAAATCTGTTTTAGGACATGCCATGATGTCGCTGCATCGTTAGGGTACGATTTCACACGCTTTAGACAAAAATGTCATATAATGTCGACTTGCTACCTTCTAATAACAAAATTGGGTttataattgttaaatatagAATGCAGGTATTTGGAGCCcattttgtataaataataaattaaatactatATTAACGTCAGATAATTTAAATTGACTATGTGCTGCAAAGTCGCTAAAGTGACATCATTTAACGCAactattattgtttttttttacatatatgtatgtcttTAACAAAAATGTGCGCTTGGAATTCGTACCTTAGTCGGCGCTCCAACGACTTCGTTTTTTCTATAAGATTTTATGAAACTTCTGAAGTTTActttttaaatgtatattaagATATAGTGTTTGTAATATGATTGAGAtttgtaggtcatactgagcacaAATTATTTAAGTTGCAACTTGCAATACCGATCCTTCCATACAGTTccaatatattattatagagACTATGTGTCGCGTACGAACTAAAAATCTCATTCGGGGGCCCGCTAACAATACTAATTTTAACATAAATTGATTTCTAAGTAATAAGCATATGTTGAGCGTTATCAATAAACGCTTGTCAAGTCTAACAAGCCCTTGATAGGTAATCGTTTGTCCGTATCCGTCTTTTTGACATTTCTGTTGGTTAGAAAGGGACGAAATTTAACAAAGgattgctaagttttatgagtATGGGGGTTACACTTTACCTATCCATTGAAATTAATAACTCTTTACTAAAATGTTAGATCTTCGATTAACTTGGTGGGCCCTTGACGGTCATGGAATTTAATTGCAGTACCATTtcttaccttgtcacagtgacaatagaaTGAGGTCCCTATCGACTTTCATactgattgtcactgtgacaaggtacgaaatgttACTGGAATTAAATTCGTTAATTGTGTATACTATACTTTGCCACGGTATTGATTTCAGCCGATATAAATTTGCTTTACTTAATGCGTATCCAAATatttaatcttcttcttctttatatttttaagagctgtgctcttgtcggtggagcaatctccaactcgtccggtcctctgccaactccttaaccttctggtatgacacgacctgaaccttttcttttatttggttgaaataatttattctcggtccataataaaaatataaaatattttataagcatgagaaaataaatattggatGGCAATCCCGCAAACTAAGAAACCGTCTGACAAACCCGTCGTTATATTGtaacataaatttaaaacaattagtaaaataaaaaccaCTTCGAAGAGGCATCGTTTGAAGAAAAACACGGAGAAGATTCTGCATCGCATCATGATGACCACAAAAATAGATGCGaagttaacccttaaatgcatgaatttttctttttgcccgaaattaatatatgtgttACGTAATTGTTTGCTGATTATGGGAAAAATGGTAAACAAAATATAacatcgattttcactgcgaaatcagtgttagaagttgcataggctaaatcatatttatgtaaatatataattatcagGAAGAGATATATGATAATCTTATTACCATCAGAAAGATACACTATTTTAGATacacctatgataaagtttttaaatataaaataattacacacCCCAAAAAAACGTCCAAattcacatactaaaaatcatcAAACTCTGGATATTTTCAAATTTTCCGacatttcgtcttaaaacgaatgtaatttttatgaattaaaatattgcgttaatttaagtaaaaaatcAGAAAACGGATTGGTTTTACTATTGAAATAATATATGGGAATAAATAGattttatgtaattatgtataaatatagaTATTTTGGTAATGTACGCTGCATCGTACaccatgcatttaagggttaaaaccTGGTCTTTCTTTTCCCCATAATACTcgtactttatgttttttttttaagatgtaTATTTCAAAGTGGTTTTctattaggtatttatgtacAATTCTTTTTACACGGCAAAGCACAAGCCAAATTATACTAAATTTACAAAACCGATGTTAGTAGctttaaaatatttgtataatTAATTAGGTTTTGACAAATGGACAATAGTACGGCTAGGCATGTAAGTATCATCATCGAGTATAGTTTATCTGCTTCCGTAAAAAACTACATTAAAACGCGCGGTTGTTTTATGCGATAAACGCAATGCGCAATCAGATAATCTAATGACATTTGTTTTACGCGGTACACGCAGAGGTAAGCGCATTGTCATTTTTCCTACATTTCGTTGACGCATGCTTTCAACGCTGCGTTTATTGCACAAAACCGCGCGCTTAAAATGCTTACAAGTCTGACTTCCAAAATTTAGCCCATTATATACTCTTACATACAAAGGTCTGAatagtagggatgtaccgactagtcgccgactagtcgggaaagccgactatccggccacatttgtagtcggcgattagtcggcaaaaaaggccgattagtcggcctaTTTTTAATTACAGAAAGCaggacataaataaaataacaagccAATATTAATCAAATGTTACATGACCATTCTACTCAAACGTACGTTGTTGGGTACAAAATGTGCTTATGTTCATAATAAATTCATGTATAGCTAGTTATGAAGGTGTATCGTAGCAGTAGCACGGAACATCTTTCAGTTGATATTGAAAGCGCGACGACGCAAggagcaaaaaaaaatgtttttgtaatGTATCCGAACTTGAATAAAGCTACTACAGTTGCCATACGAATGTAATCTTTATCGGGAAGTAACGATTATGAacttggccgactagccgactagtcggccgactaatcggccatccgagcgccgattagtcggttAGTCGGCCAAAAccatagtcggtacatcactactgAATAGCTTTTTAGTTACTCCATGGTGTCCGCTTTTCATCCTACGCTGCGTAGAGTGTCTCGATCTTGTCTTCCCAATGTTCCCATACAATCAGAGAGCAATTCCTTTGGACCTATATGCACTTGCGATTGCAATTATTGCAACCGTGGAGCAcattttatacagggtgtttttGTTACTCCTTAAGGGATGAAATATATAGGTCGTCattaacaatttttaatatggggcccaccccgaaatcgcgaaaaaaaatcggctgttccatagaaaacattgaTAATTCACGCAAATGTATGAGATGGCAAATTTTTTTAGTCGAGATATCTGGGTtagccccatagtaaaagttgttcagtgtgacctacatattcaccaCCATACAGTCAGCCATACGAAAAAGACCCTGTGTACAACATTCAATCCGCACGACGCTCTgatgtgcgagcgggacatcgCTACATACTTGTATAACGGTGTCTCGCTCACACATACGTGTGATAACCGTTTAAGCAAGTGCGTACGTGCCTGAACACGTGATTTGTATGAATTTAAACTCAAGACTTCGAACAAACACCATGTTTTGTTCAATTTCTGCTTTGTGT
Above is a window of Cydia splendana chromosome Z, ilCydSple1.2, whole genome shotgun sequence DNA encoding:
- the LOC134804152 gene encoding rho GTPase-activating protein 1, yielding MESEYQPKLSPMRAYSVMHGNTAEADESFTSLSEYHDYEPRLEFDDSELTQPIPSDDLGGLPPELLDIPDNLLQRSASDGTIEENFEEELATKLEEIYTEIAATTLDDNFTELNDSGLVEVVGDDAIGRRIIVVSACRLPSNKELPPDKLLKYLMSTLDKYVEQDYSLVYLHCGLTRNNKPPTSWLWKAYKAFDRKYKKNLKALYLVHPTNFIRIVMQMLKPAISVKFGRKVMYFNYLHELHPHVDLDKLRIPQQVIEYDQLLLSKNPKAAEAAKLISEKQPIAEQTDKTRKDGLSPPPTQQFGVSLQFIKENNSNMVDAIPPVVRQCVEFLSQPDALETEGIFRRSANISVIKELQRQCNRGEPISFRSDPHNAAVLLKTFLRDLEEPLLTFDLYEEILKFQLWSNRDKPRHVKILILEWLPPDNYKLLKYIIQFLWKVQDRSCLNKMTSSNLAVVFGPNLAWPPNGQMSLQAIAPINAFTDFLLKNQETIFII